One Fusobacterium sp. DD2 DNA segment encodes these proteins:
- the rplU gene encoding 50S ribosomal protein L21 produces MYAVIKTGGKQYKVTEGDVLRVEKLNAEVNETVELNEVLFVANGETVKVGTPVVEGAKVVAEVVAQGKGAKVVNFKYKPKKGYHRKKGHRQLFTEIKVTSINA; encoded by the coding sequence ATGTACGCAGTTATAAAAACTGGTGGTAAACAGTACAAAGTTACAGAAGGTGACGTATTAAGAGTTGAAAAACTAAATGCTGAAGTTAACGAAACTGTAGAATTAAACGAAGTTCTTTTCGTAGCTAACGGAGAAACTGTAAAAGTTGGAACTCCTGTAGTAGAAGGAGCAAAAGTTGTTGCAGAAGTAGTAGCTCAAGGTAAAGGTGCTAAAGTAGTTAACTTCAAATACAAGCCAAAAAAAGGATACCACAGAAAAAAAGGTCACAGACAACTATTTACTGAAATTAAAGTTACTTCAATCAATGCTTAA